One segment of Elusimicrobiota bacterium DNA contains the following:
- the ligA gene encoding NAD-dependent DNA ligase LigA gives MADNKILYEIEKLRKEIRRYDYLYYVLNKPEIADYEYDQLLKRLDLLEKQYPEYQTPDSPTQRVGGKASPTFNPVKHSIPMLSLDNTYSEEEFKDWYERVEKGLNGEYPEFVVELKIDGVSANLIYENGILVTGATRGDGETGEDITPNIKTIRSIPLRLMIDNPPSYLEVRGEVYMEKKGFLDLNKKMSEIGEPLFANSRNAAAGSLRQKNPKITAERPLKFLVHSLGNISGKEFANHWEFMKFCNKIGFMTDPNTRVSRSINEVIKLHRLMEEKRDTIPFEIDGIVVKVNSIKHQKILGFTAKSPRWAVAFKFKAREATTRVNNIRAQIGRTGIITPVADLEPVEISGVTVSRATLHNFDEIKRLDVMIGDTVLVERAGDVIPKVVKVIETKRSGNEKPFPVPTECPVCHNPITKEKEEEVAYRCINPSCPAQIEKGLFHFGKRAAMDIVGLGDVVIAQLVRNKTVKTFADIYALKKDDLFKLELFKDKKTQNLLDAVEKSKKQPLSRLLFAFGIRHVGEKAAWVLAEKFGNMDKLIPATFEDLTSINEVGPIMAQSIVDFFSQDSVKKLIKQLKDCGVNMAEPKKEKKSQPLAGKTIVLTGELKSFSRNDAEKKIREFGGNPTSSVSKKTDFVVAGEDPGSKFEKAKGLGVKIISESEFLKLINSRTTS, from the coding sequence ATGGCAGATAATAAAATCCTTTATGAAATAGAGAAATTAAGAAAAGAAATCCGGCGATACGATTACCTGTACTATGTCTTAAACAAGCCGGAAATTGCCGATTACGAGTATGACCAGCTTTTGAAAAGGCTTGACCTGTTAGAAAAGCAGTATCCGGAATATCAAACGCCCGATTCGCCCACCCAAAGAGTAGGAGGGAAAGCTTCTCCTACATTCAATCCCGTAAAGCATTCAATCCCGATGCTTTCTTTGGACAATACTTACTCCGAGGAAGAGTTTAAAGATTGGTACGAGCGGGTTGAAAAGGGTTTGAATGGGGAATATCCGGAATTTGTGGTAGAGCTTAAGATAGACGGGGTTAGCGCGAACCTTATATACGAAAATGGGATACTCGTAACAGGTGCTACAAGAGGAGATGGAGAGACAGGAGAAGATATAACTCCGAATATTAAGACTATACGTTCAATCCCCTTAAGACTAATGATAGATAATCCTCCCTCATATCTGGAAGTCAGGGGGGAGGTATATATGGAAAAAAAAGGCTTCCTTGACCTTAACAAAAAGATGTCAGAAATAGGGGAACCCTTATTTGCTAATTCGCGAAATGCCGCGGCGGGATCATTAAGGCAGAAAAACCCTAAGATTACGGCAGAAAGGCCCCTCAAGTTCTTGGTCCACTCTCTAGGTAATATCAGCGGCAAAGAATTTGCAAATCATTGGGAATTCATGAAATTCTGCAACAAAATAGGGTTCATGACTGATCCAAATACAAGGGTGTCGCGTTCAATAAATGAAGTAATAAAACTTCATAGACTTATGGAAGAAAAAAGGGATACAATACCTTTTGAAATAGATGGAATCGTAGTTAAAGTAAATTCTATAAAACATCAAAAAATACTTGGATTTACAGCTAAAAGTCCTCGCTGGGCAGTTGCTTTTAAATTCAAAGCCCGTGAGGCAACCACCAGAGTAAATAATATCCGGGCGCAGATTGGAAGAACGGGCATAATTACTCCAGTTGCGGACCTTGAACCTGTGGAAATTTCAGGAGTTACTGTATCGCGCGCCACTTTACACAATTTTGATGAAATTAAGCGCCTTGATGTAATGATCGGGGATACTGTTTTGGTGGAGCGGGCAGGAGATGTAATACCAAAAGTAGTAAAGGTCATTGAAACTAAACGTTCCGGAAACGAAAAACCTTTTCCTGTGCCCACAGAATGCCCGGTTTGCCATAATCCAATCACAAAAGAAAAGGAAGAAGAAGTGGCTTACCGATGTATAAATCCTTCCTGTCCTGCCCAGATTGAAAAAGGGCTTTTTCATTTTGGCAAGCGCGCGGCAATGGATATAGTGGGACTGGGAGATGTTGTAATTGCACAGCTTGTAAGAAATAAAACCGTCAAGACATTTGCCGATATATATGCTTTAAAAAAGGACGATCTTTTTAAACTTGAGTTATTCAAGGACAAAAAAACCCAAAATTTACTGGATGCAGTTGAAAAAAGCAAGAAACAACCGCTGAGCAGATTGCTTTTTGCGTTCGGGATACGCCACGTAGGCGAAAAAGCCGCCTGGGTATTGGCTGAAAAATTCGGGAATATGGATAAATTGATACCTGCAACTTTTGAAGATTTAACGTCAATAAATGAAGTGGGGCCGATTATGGCTCAGTCTATCGTTGATTTTTTTTCTCAGGATTCCGTCAAAAAGCTTATTAAACAACTGAAAGATTGTGGTGTTAATATGGCTGAACCGAAAAAGGAGAAGAAATCCCAGCCTTTGGCAGGTAAAACCATAGTTTTGACGGGAGAGTTAAAAAGTTTTAGCCGCAACGATGCAGAAAAAAAGATAAGAGAGTTTGGCGGTAATCCCACATCTTCGGTCAGCAAGAAAACTGATTTTGTTGTTGCTGGTGAAGATCCGGGCTCAAAGTTTGAAAAAGCAAAAGGATTGGGCGTAAAAATAATAAGCGAATCAGAATTCCTTAAACTGATTAATAGCCGTACAACCTCGTAG
- a CDS encoding DUF1805 domain-containing protein yields the protein MKISSIKIGKKKALGIDIPMPNAKLILALGKKGYLMCGYLNLETAEKLGDCAGVIKGVKNLEDLLKGKVVQLTSKAKKMGIKAGMTGKKALSKLV from the coding sequence ATGAAGATTAGCAGCATAAAAATTGGGAAGAAAAAGGCTCTGGGCATAGATATTCCTATGCCAAATGCAAAATTGATTCTTGCGCTTGGTAAAAAAGGATATTTAATGTGCGGCTATCTAAATCTTGAAACAGCGGAAAAATTGGGTGATTGCGCGGGAGTAATTAAAGGAGTAAAAAATTTGGAAGACCTTTTGAAAGGCAAAGTCGTACAATTAACTTCTAAAGCCAAAAAAATGGGAATAAAAGCCGGTATGACCGGGAAAAAAGCGCTTTCTAAATTAGTTTGA
- a CDS encoding glycoside hydrolase family 57 protein, whose product MKKIHLAFLWHQHQPVYKNPSTGIYELPWVRLHATKDYYDMAEILEKFPKIKANFNLVPSLLVQLEDYARGTAHDKYLDLTLKDAAEITEDEKIFILHNFFMANWETMVFPHNRYHQLLEKRGRQTSQEELKRILSYFTIIDMRDLQVWFNLAWMDPYWRKADPLVKSLFDKGRDFSEQEKDLLIQKQREICGKIAEKHKSLQDRGQIEITTTPFYHPILPLLCDTNKGIESFPGISLPKKRFQHPEDAKIQIQKAIDYYTKCFGKSPKGMWPSEGSVSEDVVAIFAERGIQWIATDEEILYRSHHGLRKGKDIFKPYKLDILGNNLNIIFRDHGLSDSIGFIYSKMQPKDAVNDFIHKIHAIKNSFKDSEENNLISIILDGENCWEFYQNDGNDFLNLLYQTISDDPEIETVTISDYIEKNPPKDTLKKLWPGSWINGNFNIWIGHNEDNLAWQYLEEARILLTNYVKEHPEKKDFPEVKQAWENLYIAEGSDWTWWYGDDHFSGNDQIFDLLFRQYLINIYELLNHKVPDYLKKAIKKITQRGPDIEPLDFIKPKIDGLVTNYFEWQNAGFYEVGYHGGSMHQVETVIKSFHYGFDLENIYFRFDLNIPINSKLIEELSFHVIFIGAMNTETILSFNSEGKVSNFTLKNISETVVLNKAAAQKVIEMAIPIKNIIAEKTGSIEFVITVQKNGFEIERWPYQSSVTMPEPSEDFSLHKWSV is encoded by the coding sequence ATGAAAAAAATTCATCTAGCTTTTCTATGGCATCAACATCAGCCGGTATACAAAAATCCTTCAACAGGGATTTATGAGCTTCCCTGGGTGCGTCTTCATGCAACAAAAGATTATTATGATATGGCGGAAATTCTTGAAAAATTTCCAAAAATTAAAGCTAATTTTAATCTGGTGCCGTCGTTACTGGTTCAGCTTGAAGACTATGCAAGAGGAACAGCCCATGATAAATACCTTGATCTAACCCTTAAAGATGCCGCTGAAATTACGGAAGACGAAAAAATTTTCATACTTCACAATTTTTTTATGGCAAACTGGGAAACTATGGTTTTTCCTCATAACCGTTATCATCAGCTTCTTGAAAAAAGGGGGAGGCAAACATCTCAAGAAGAACTGAAAAGAATATTGTCATATTTTACAATTATCGACATGCGCGACCTTCAGGTATGGTTTAATCTTGCTTGGATGGACCCTTACTGGAGAAAAGCTGATCCGTTAGTAAAATCGCTTTTTGACAAAGGCAGGGACTTTTCGGAACAAGAAAAAGATCTTTTAATCCAGAAACAAAGAGAGATTTGCGGAAAAATAGCTGAAAAACACAAAAGTTTGCAGGACAGAGGCCAGATAGAAATAACTACAACACCTTTTTATCACCCTATTTTACCGCTATTGTGCGATACAAATAAAGGAATTGAATCCTTTCCTGGCATTAGTCTGCCTAAAAAAAGATTTCAGCATCCCGAAGATGCCAAAATACAGATACAAAAAGCCATAGATTACTACACAAAATGCTTTGGAAAATCCCCAAAAGGAATGTGGCCGTCGGAAGGGTCGGTTTCTGAAGACGTTGTAGCAATTTTTGCCGAGAGGGGTATCCAATGGATTGCTACTGATGAAGAAATCCTTTATAGAAGCCATCACGGCTTAAGAAAAGGAAAAGATATATTTAAACCTTATAAACTTGATATTTTAGGAAACAATTTAAATATAATTTTTAGGGACCACGGCCTTTCGGATTCAATCGGATTTATATATTCTAAAATGCAGCCAAAAGATGCTGTTAATGATTTTATTCATAAAATACACGCCATAAAAAATTCGTTCAAAGATTCTGAAGAAAATAATCTTATTTCAATAATTCTTGACGGTGAAAACTGCTGGGAATTTTACCAAAATGACGGGAATGATTTCCTAAATCTTTTGTATCAAACAATCAGCGATGATCCTGAAATTGAAACTGTTACTATAAGCGATTATATTGAAAAAAATCCTCCCAAAGATACCTTAAAAAAGCTCTGGCCGGGTTCCTGGATAAACGGGAACTTTAATATTTGGATAGGCCATAATGAAGATAATCTTGCATGGCAGTATCTTGAGGAGGCCAGGATTTTATTAACCAACTACGTAAAGGAACATCCTGAGAAAAAAGACTTTCCTGAAGTAAAACAAGCATGGGAAAATCTTTATATAGCTGAGGGATCAGATTGGACTTGGTGGTACGGCGACGATCATTTTTCGGGAAACGACCAGATATTTGATCTGCTCTTCAGGCAGTATTTGATTAATATTTATGAACTTTTGAACCATAAAGTTCCCGATTATTTAAAAAAAGCCATCAAAAAAATAACGCAGAGAGGGCCGGACATAGAACCTCTGGATTTCATAAAGCCTAAAATAGACGGATTGGTTACCAATTACTTTGAATGGCAGAATGCGGGCTTTTATGAAGTTGGTTATCACGGCGGGTCAATGCACCAGGTTGAAACGGTTATTAAATCTTTTCATTATGGATTTGATCTTGAAAATATTTACTTCAGATTTGATTTAAATATTCCTATAAACTCTAAATTGATTGAAGAATTATCGTTTCATGTTATTTTTATCGGTGCAATGAATACCGAAACAATCCTTTCATTCAATTCGGAAGGGAAAGTAAGTAATTTTACTTTAAAAAATATTTCTGAAACCGTCGTTTTGAACAAAGCCGCGGCTCAAAAAGTTATTGAGATGGCAATTCCCATTAAAAATATTATAGCTGAAAAAACCGGTTCTATTGAATTCGTTATAACAGTCCAAAAAAATGGATTTGAAATAGAAAGATGGCCTTACCAAAGTTCTGTAACTATGCCGGAACCCTCAGAAGATTTTTCACTCCATAAATGGTCAGTTTAA
- a CDS encoding transposase — protein sequence MRKDPLVNNELYHVYTRSIAEFRILENKKDTQRFIDTLHYYQNEKPEKSFSWYLRSAVHENNLDVLSKFKLVDIIAFCIMPTHVHFILKQLKNKGISIFMSNLLNSYTRYFNKKFNRKGPLWEGRFKSILIKSNEYLLHLTRYIHLNPVTANLVNKPEEWRESSYREYLGLADKEITNSKNILEINISDYRYFVEDRISYQKELGNIKHLLCD from the coding sequence ATGAGGAAAGATCCTCTAGTAAACAATGAACTTTATCATGTTTATACTCGAAGCATTGCCGAATTTAGAATTTTGGAGAATAAAAAGGATACTCAGCGTTTTATTGATACTCTACATTATTATCAAAACGAAAAACCTGAAAAAAGTTTTTCATGGTATTTACGCTCTGCTGTTCATGAAAACAACTTAGATGTCTTAAGCAAATTCAAATTAGTTGATATTATTGCTTTTTGTATTATGCCTACACATGTTCATTTTATTCTTAAACAACTAAAAAACAAAGGGATTTCTATTTTTATGTCAAATTTATTAAATAGTTATACGAGATACTTTAATAAAAAATTTAATAGAAAAGGTCCTCTGTGGGAGGGAAGATTTAAAAGTATTCTAATTAAGAGCAATGAATATCTACTTCATTTAACAAGATATATCCACTTAAACCCAGTCACGGCCAATTTGGTTAATAAGCCGGAAGAATGGAGAGAATCTTCTTATAGAGAATATCTTGGTCTTGCAGATAAAGAAATTACCAACTCCAAAAATATTCTGGAAATTAATATTTCTGACTACAGATATTTTGTTGAAGATAGAATTTCTTATCAAAAGGAATTAGGGAATATAAAGCATTTGTTATGTGATTAG
- the nusB gene encoding transcription antitermination factor NusB: protein MTNPEDSIIDKKIAKIYNFNSFYNWFLNVKKKKMGTRRQGREATLQMLYLCDTCGFSRDEVIPFSQTLEIQSVSRDFALELFTGAWDKKELLDSLITKCAENWDLARMAVVDRNILRMAAFEIIGMPETPINVVIDEAVEIAKKYSTSDSSKFVNGILDKLKTERKKTALNT, encoded by the coding sequence TTGACAAATCCTGAAGATTCTATCATTGACAAAAAGATAGCAAAAATATACAATTTTAATTCGTTTTATAATTGGTTTTTGAACGTGAAGAAGAAAAAAATGGGCACAAGAAGACAGGGAAGAGAAGCAACCCTTCAAATGCTTTATCTGTGCGATACCTGCGGATTTTCAAGGGATGAAGTTATACCTTTTTCTCAGACTCTTGAAATCCAAAGTGTTTCAAGGGATTTTGCATTGGAGCTTTTTACGGGCGCATGGGATAAAAAAGAGCTTCTTGACAGCCTTATTACAAAGTGCGCGGAAAACTGGGATCTCGCAAGAATGGCTGTTGTTGACCGTAATATATTAAGAATGGCAGCATTTGAAATAATAGGCATGCCGGAAACCCCGATCAATGTAGTAATTGATGAAGCGGTTGAAATCGCCAAAAAATATTCCACATCTGATTCCAGCAAGTTTGTAAACGGCATATTGGACAAACTTAAGACCGAACGAAAAAAGACCGCCTTAAACACTTGA